The Camelina sativa cultivar DH55 chromosome 18, Cs, whole genome shotgun sequence DNA window TTTGTTCTATGGAGACTGTCAGAAAAGAGAAACAGGAATTGTGTAAGGATTAAACACACCATGATCGATTATAATTAGGGATCCATGACGATTTTTTCCGACGATTATCAATCGTAAAAAtcggaaaacaaaaactatcaACAGATAAATGTAATAGACAAAAACCGCCAAACTCATAGAAATTGTTAGAATTTGTCGGAAAAAACTCTAAATCGGAGAAAGTAGGGGACAATTTAGAAATCTATCATCGCTCAAAAAATCGTCCTCCTGAGAGAGAAACATATTTTTCagctttttttctgtttattggtctaaaagagtaaaaaggCTTTCAATAttcatttatagaaaaaacaaagtcataaaTATGAAACACGAAAAAACTGTCATTTATCCATTAAAcatacatatttaaataatttcattatataattcattatgcagtttatattatacaattatacaatacTATTGATGAGAGTTTAATCTATACATAAAGTCAATCACCACCACTCGATTAACTTACAGAATTAGCCAATTTGTGAACGTTGGCTAAATTTTGAgatattaaaactaaatttggtAGGTgtgttaaaatgttttaaattgaaaatgataCAATAACACAaccttagtatatatatatatatatatataaactgatgaattaaattttgaatactTTAAAGAGTTTATTATACAAATAAAGTAGCATTTACATAATTCATAAGTTTAAGCATATGTATATATCTGTggtttcatttaaaattttataatatatgaaagaATTGTTTGGTGTTAAAATGAAGGGTGAATTAGTGTAAtaaccaaaactgaaaatatatttaagaatatagcacattaattcaataaattaaGTATATGACATAAGGGGTAGGGAAAATGACCAATGGAGAGGGTGTTGATGgtttggaggaggaggaggtggtggtggagggtGGCCGGCGGAGGTGGCCGGAGGTGGTTTCTGGCGGATGTGGCCGGAGGTGTTTTCCGGCGACGGTGGTGGCCAGAGGTGTTTTCCGGTGGCAGTGGTGGCCAGAGGTGGTTTCCGGTGGATGTGGTCGGAGATGTTTTCCGGCGGTAGTGGCCGGAGGTAGTTTCCGGCGGTGATCGCCGGAGGTGGTGGTCGGCGGTATTCTCCGGAGATGGTAGACGGCGGTGAGGCTGGAGGTGGTGGTAAAGAGTGGTGATAGAGAGTGATAAAAAAGGGGCtaatattgtaattattatagaaaatacaGATTATATTACTTTTATATGGTTATAATAGCTACTgaatgaattataattttttttgagtcGTGCAATTCCCCTAAAATGAATTCAATATGCtgataatgttttattttctaatttaaaaatataatgcatttaatataaattaaaaaaatttgtttggatgatatatatataattttggtaagtaaatatatttagtaattagTATTTGGAATTTGAAAGTTTGGAAAGAAAGATAGCAGAGGttaaatatttccaaaaataccgCTCTAGATGATATTTTTAGAAACAACactaattgttaccattcgttatTATACTCACCACTCCATATTCATAACTCTCACTCTCACCACATCAAGACAATGGCTCTGGTGCTGCCACCATCAAAGATAAACTAGACAAAACTCCAAAACTCAATAACTGAAATCCCCCTCAAGTTCTTTAGTACAAAACCCAATAAACCAAAGCGATTCAGTGTTGTTCTACTTACACAGATCCACAACTGATTCTTGCTCTGCTCCtatctttcttttgtaaaaattcTTCTCTTATCCATTGAGTTTTCtcaatttattaatatattatatatgtaaaaaaacacttatatatatatatatattattagttggGGGAGAGCTTGCCTGGTGTcgccttcttctctctctaagaCTTGTGCTTAATTCACGGACATGTGAGGATACTTGCTTTTGCCTCATCAAAGGCCATGTTATAGCTATTTTacttatctcttctcttctgaGCCCTCAACTCAAATCTTCAGAGATACAACAAATCAAGAAAGtgataaaccaaaaaagaaCAGGACAAGTCTTTTTGGTGTTTCAgattacagagagagagagatcagtaaaaaaaaaatgtggctgCTTTGTGCCCTCCTGATTCAAGGTTTGAAGTAATCTGAGTACATGGATTCTTGAACTGGATTCAGAATGGAACACAAATGGCAAATTGATCCTCAGCTTCTCTTTGTTGGACCAAAGATTGGTGAAGGAGCTCATGCCAAAGTCTATGAGGGAAAGTAagctcctttcttcttcttcttctttctcattttctggATTTGATTTAGTTTCACTCTTAGTTCAGCTGatgaaaagtttggattttgatttgtgGGTAAGTGAAGTTTAGTGTTTCTTCTATATGGGTATGAAGAGAGTGCTTGTTTGGTAGACTCATTCTATCTAGATTTGCCTAGTTAAATTGTTGAAATTGGCTatgcaaaagttgtgtttttttttagtaatggaTCTCAACTGTTTTTTGGTTGGTACGATCTGTAAACAGATACAAGAATCAAACAGTTGCTATAAAGATAGTTCACAGAGGAGAAACACCAGAAGAGATTGCAAAGAGGGATTCAAGATTCCTAAGAGAAGTAGAAATGCTCTCACGAGTCCAACACAAGAATTTAGTCAAggttctgttttcttcttttgagatCTATGGCTGCTGCTTTTGTCTTTTGCTTATTGTTTTTATCAGTAATGGTTTAACATGAGTCATTTGTTCTCTGAATCACAGTTCATTGGTGCTTGCAAGGAGCCTGTAATGGTGATAGTTACTGAACTTCTTCAAGGCGGTACACTGCGTAAATATCTGTTAAACTTGAGACCTGCGTGTTTGGAGACCCGTGTGGCCATTGGTTTTGCGCTTGATATTGCTCGTGGTATGGAATGCTTGCATTCCCATGGGATCATTCACCGTGATCTCAAACCTGGTAAAAAATTTACcgttctttttctctttaatgaTCTGCTTAAAATATTTGCAAAACAACACCTTGTTTCATGGAAACCACATGCTCATCAGATCTCAATCACAaagaatctttctttcttttttaattgtcTGACACCACACACGCTTCAAGTTCTTTTAATATTCTTCTGGTTAGGATTAGATTTAGATCTTTAAGTGTTGGTGGAGACCTTACTTTCAGAAGATGGTGTTAAAGGAGGAGGatcttttcttctgttttgcaGAGAACTTGCTTTTAACTGCAGACCACAAAACAGTAAAACTAGCAGACTTTGGATTAGCAAGAGAAGAGTCATTGACTGAGATGATGACGGCTGAGACAGGAACGTACCGATGGATGGCGCCTGAGGTActttattattgaaaattttgttaatttatcaTGCTTCTCTTTGGTTACTTAAAGACAATCTTGATGGGATATTACAGTTGTACAGCACGGTAACACTTCGGTTGGGAGAGAAGAAGCATTACAACCACAAAGTCGACGCATATAGCTTTGCAATCGTTCTGTGGGAGCTTTTACACAATAAATTGCCTTTTGAGGGAATGTCGAACCTCCAAGCAGCATATGCAGCAGCCTTTAAA harbors:
- the LOC104761008 gene encoding serine/threonine-protein kinase HT1-like, with protein sequence MEHKWQIDPQLLFVGPKIGEGAHAKVYEGKYKNQTVAIKIVHRGETPEEIAKRDSRFLREVEMLSRVQHKNLVKFIGACKEPVMVIVTELLQGGTLRKYLLNLRPACLETRVAIGFALDIARGMECLHSHGIIHRDLKPENLLLTADHKTVKLADFGLAREESLTEMMTAETGTYRWMAPELYSTVTLRLGEKKHYNHKVDAYSFAIVLWELLHNKLPFEGMSNLQAAYAAAFKNVRPSAESLPEELGDIVTSCWNEDPNARPNFTHIIELLLNYLSKVGSPISAIPQRILASKNTLLPPDSPGTSSLMAKLDECGETPKAKSEDKRKGLFFCFNQCY